A region of Micropterus dolomieu isolate WLL.071019.BEF.003 ecotype Adirondacks linkage group LG01, ASM2129224v1, whole genome shotgun sequence DNA encodes the following proteins:
- the LOC123969254 gene encoding clusterin-like protein 1, with product MKRLLVQILCVAEVLLCAADSPPLSEDTLKKLSAAGEQHVDEEIKRALLGVKRVKEMMEKKEEKHRHLMDALRHSSDKKKGAMQLARETEQKLEEAEQQCQDLTKSSFEECRPCLEDTCKAFYTSTCRRGFASFSFKVEEFFRKMAAQLEDTEQAHDPSEESVVHTNSAEIQVREDEADLELQRADALFSQLLSNISLLHNQSVVLVKKMQQVFGNSFLAAFNTELEPSSLSAMQGGSSAGLFRTVGLDHILGSVSDFGRNVLQKFSSTVADVFEEIQEAEEYFQQPSRDTGSLSALGHSQSRYLCRQLRRQVSECRQLQSLCETCEDYLLKECPSVQQLHSEMEEMSMLLNASRQQYDDRLELVQRHTADTQRWLSNMDDKYGWVSQLSSSTAGPHDIFSVITVTPQQQMNNIRPKVDSSVVVTILDSGPITVSVPAELEVEDPAFIQYVVQEALTLHKQQIKGME from the exons ATGAAGAGGCTGCTTGTTCAAATTCTTTGCGTCGCTGAAGtcctgctctgtgctgctgacTCTCCACCACTGAGCGAGGACACCCTGAAAA AGCTGTCTGCAGCGGGGGAGCAGCATGTTGATGAGGAAATAAAGCGAGCGTTACTCGGGGTGAAGCGGGTGAAGGAAATGATGgagaaaaaagaggagaagCACAGACATCTTATGGACGCCCTGAGACACAGCAGTGACAAGAAAAAG GGGGCAATGCAGCTGGCCCGGGAAACAGAGCAGAAACTAGAGGAAGCTGAGCAGCAATGTCAAGATTTAACCAAATCTTCCTTTGAGGAATGTCGACCATGTCTTGAAGATACGTGTAAGGCCTTCTATACATCTACGTGTCGCCGTGGCTTCGCCTCTTTCTCATTCAAG GTGGAGGAGTTTTTCAGGAAAATGGCGGCCCAGCTGGAAGATACAGAGCAAGCTCACGATCCGAGCGAGGAGAGCGTGGTTCACACCAACTCAGCCGAGATCCAGGTCAGAGAAGATGAAGCAGATCTGGAGCTTCAGCGGGCAGACGCGTTGTTCAGCCAGCTGCTGTCAAACATCAGCCTCCTGCACAACCAGAGCGTCGTTCTGGTCAAAAAGATGCAGCAGGTGTTTGGGAACTCCTTCCTGGCGGCCTTCAACACGGAGCTCGAGCCTAGCTCGCTGTCGGCCATGCAGGGCGGCTCAAGCGCTGGCTTGTTCAGGACGGTGGGTCTGGATCACATCCTTGGTTCAGTGTCCGACTTTGGGAGGAATGTGCTGCAGAAATTCAGCTCCACAGTGGCTGATGTATTTGAGGAGATACAAGAAGCTGAGGAGTACTTTCAGCAACCAAGCAGAG ATACAGGATCACTTTCTGCTTTGGGGCATTCCCAGAGCAGATATCTGTGCAGACAACTCCGCAGACAAGTATCAGAGTGCCGGCAGCTCCAAAGTTTGTGCGAGACCTGTGAAGATTATCTGTTAAAAG agtgtcccagtgtcCAGCAGTTGCACTCTGAGATGGAGGAGATGTCCATGCTGCTCAACGCCTCCCGTCAGCAGTACGACGACAGGCTGGAGCTGGTCCAGAGGCACACAGCGGACACACAGAGATGGCTCAGCAACATGGACGATAAATACGGCTGGGTCAGCCAGCTGTCCAGCAGCACAGCGGGCCCACACGACATCTTCAGCGTGATCACA GTGACTCCGCAGCAACAGATGAATAACATCAGGCCTAAAGTTGACAGCAGCGTGGTTGTAACCATACTGGACTCTGGCCCGATAACTGTCTCAGTCCCAGCAGAGCTGGAGGTGGAGGACCCTGCTTTCATCCAATATGTAGTTCAGGAGGCTCTTACTCTCCATAAACAGCAGATAAAAG GAATGGAGTAA
- the tyms gene encoding thymidylate synthase yields the protein MPATSEIHTEELHREAGCRKEEESQTAAEKKNFGVFCDERGYLDQIEYIMQHGRRKGDRTGTGIISVFGAQARYSLRDQFPLLTTKRVFWRGILEELLWFIKGSTNAKELSEKGVKIWDANGSRDFLDNLGFTDREEGDLGPVYGFQWRHFGAEYTNMHGDYTGQGVDQLQKVIDTIKKNPEDRRIIMCAWNPKDLPIMALPPCHALCQFYVCDGELSCQLYQRSGDMGLGVPFNIASYALLTYMIAHITGLKPGDFVHTLGDAHVYVNHIEPLTVQLQREIRPFPKLKILRKVEHIDDFRAEDFEICDYNPHPTIKMQMAV from the exons ATGCCCGCCACTTCAGAAATCCACACCGAAGAGCTGCACCGGGAGGCCGGCTGCAGAAAGGAGGAAGAGTCCCAGACGGCGGCGGAGAAGAAGAACTTCGGGGTTTTCTGTGATGAACGCGGGTACCTGGATCAGATCGAGTACATCATGCAGCACGGCCGCAGAAAGGGGGACCGGACCGGGACAGGGATCATCTCTGTGTTCGGTGCTCAAGCCAGATACAGTTTAAGAG ATCAGTTTCCCTTGCTGACAACCAAGAGAGTGTTTTGGAGAGGGATCCTTGAAGAATTGCTGTGGTTTATAAAG GGATCAACAAATGCCAAGGAGCTCTCTGAGAAAGGCGTGAAGATTTGGGATGCCAACGGGTCCCGGGACTTCCTGGACAACCTTGGGTTCACAGATCGAGAGGAGGGCGACCTGGGACCTGTGTATGGTTTCCAGTGGAGGCACTTTGGTGCCGagtacacaaacatgcatggAG ATTACACAGGACAAGGTGTTGACCAGCTGCAGAAGGTCATTGACACCATCAAAAAGAATCCAGAGGACAGACGGATCATCATGTGTGCTTGGAACCCCAAAG ACCTGCCCATCATGGCTCTGCCCCCCTGCCACGCCCTGTGTCAGTTCTACGTGTGTGATGGTGAGCTCTCGTGTCAGCTGTACCAGCGCTCAGGTGATATGGGCCTTGGGGTGCCTTTCAATATCGCCAGCTATGCACTCCTTACCTACATGATAGCACACATCACAGGACTCAAG CCTGGCGACTTTGTTCACACTCTTGGAGATGCTCACGTCTACGTCAACCACATTGAACCTCTCACAGTACAG CTTCAGAGGGAGATTCGTCCCTTCCCTAAGCTGAAGATCCTGAGAAAAGTGGAGCATATTGATGATTTCCGTGCGGAGGACTTTGAGATCTGCGACTACAACCCTCATCCCACCATTAAGATGCAGATGGCTGTTTAA
- the enosf1 gene encoding mitochondrial enolase superfamily member 1 — MLHKIINLTVRDVRFPTSLEQHGSDAMHTDPDYSAAYVVIDTDCGLKGFGLTFTLGKGTEIVVCAVEALSGHVVGKSLQDIVRDFRGFYRLLTSDGQMRWLGPEKGVIHLATAAVLNAVWDLWARAESKPLWKLLVDMDPKQIVSCIDFRYITDVLTEEEALDILVKAQEGKQQREDQMLKEGYPAYTTSCAWIGYSDQQLKQLCTDALKSGWTKFKVKVGADLEDDIRRCRLIRQMIGPNNTLMIDANQRWDVAEAISWVSSLAEFKPLWIEEPTSPDDILGHAAISKALAPLGIGVATGEQCHNRVMFKQFLQASALQFVQIDSCRLGSVNENLAVLLMAHKFKVPVCPHAGGVGLCELVQHLILFDYTCLSGNLSNRMCEYVDHLHEHFTSPVVIHDAYYMPPKDPGYSCEMLESSVQRHQYPEGDVWKLHINK; from the exons ATGTTGcacaaaattattaatttaacagtCAGGGATGTGAGATTCCCGACTTCTTTGGAGCAACACGGCTCAGATGCAATG CACACCGACCCGGATTATTCGGCCGCATATGTGGTGATCGACACGGACTGCGGGTTGAAAGGCTTCGGCCTCACGTTCACTCTGGGAAAAGGCACGGAGATTG TGGTGTGTGCTGTGGAGGCCCTGTCAGGACATGTTGTTGGGAAATCCTTGCAGGACATTGTGAGGGACTTCCGTGGATTTTACCGCCTCCTGACCAGTGATGGCCAAATGAGATGG TTAGGCCCAGAGAAAGGAGTGATCCACCTGGCCACTGCTGCAGTCTTGAATGCTGTGTGGGACCTGTGGGCGAGAGCAGAGAGCAAG CCACTGTGGAAGCTGCTTGTTGACATG GATCCCAAGCAGATTGTCTCATGTATTGACTTCAGATACATCACAGATGTGctgacagaggaggaggctCTAG ACATACTCGTGAAAGCACAGGAGGGCAAGCAGCAGAGAG AGGATCAAATGCTGAAAGAGGGTTATCCTGCCTACACCACCTCCTGTGCATGGATCGGATACTCAGACCAGCAGCTGAAACAG CTCTGCACAGACGCACTCAAAAGCGGTTGGACCAAGTTCAAGGTCAAAGTGGGTGCAGATCTAGAGGACGACATACGCAGGTGCCGCCTCATAAGGCAGATGATTGGACCCAATAACACATTG ATGATCGATGCCAACCAGAGATGGGATGTAGCCGAGGCCATCAGCTGGGTGTCCAGCCTGGCTGAGTTCAAACCTCTTTGGATAGAGGAACCCACGTCCCCAGATGACATTCTGGGCCACGCTGCTATCTCCAAG gCTTTGGCTCCACTTGGGATTGGTGTGGCAACAGGGGAGCAG TGTCACAATAGGGTGATGTTCAAGCAGTTCCTCCAGGCCTCGGCCCTGCAGTTTGTCCAGATAGACAGCTGTCGGTTGGGCAGTGTCAACGAGAACCTGGCTGTGTTGCTGATGGCCCATAAGTTCAAAG TGCCCGTTTGTCCTCACGCTGGAGGAGTCGGTCTCTGTGAGCTTGTCCAGCATCTGATTCTGTTTGactacacctgtctgtctggaaATCTCAGCAACCG aaTGTGTGAATATGTGGATCACTTACACGAACACTTCACCAGTCCTGTGGTGATTCATGACGCCTACTACATGCCCCCCAAG GATCCAGGCTATTCTTGTGAGATGCTTGAATCATCGGTGCAGAGACATCAGTACCCTGAAGGAGATGTATGGAAGCTGCACATTAACAAATGA
- the LOC123969316 gene encoding tyrosine-protein kinase yes-like, whose amino-acid sequence MGCIKSKEDKGPTMKYRPENSMVSDPNAIATTPHVGHYGPDPTQLQQNQPPSSLSGPGAANFNHTLTPFGGSSSAMTPFGGASSSFSGPVSNSFSGAVSSGVTFFVALYDYEARTSDDLSFKKGDRFQIINNTEGDWWEARSINTGRTGYIPSNYVAPADSIQAEEWYFGKMGRKDAERLLLNPGNQRGTYLVRESETTKGAYSLSIRDWDEAKGDNVKHYKIRKLDSGGYYITTRAQFDTLQKLVKHYTEHADGLCHRLTTVCPTVKPQTQGLAKDAWEIPRESLRLELKLGQGCFGEVWMGTWNGTTKVAIKTLKPGTMSPEAFLQEAQIMKKLRHDKLVPLYAVVSEEPIYIVTEYMAKGSLLDFLKEGDGKFLKLPLLVDMAAQIADGMAFIERMNYIHRDLRAANILVGDNLVCKIADFGLARLIEDNEYTARQGAKFPIKWTAPEAALYGRFTIKSDAWSFGILLTELVTKGRVPYPGMVNREVLEQVERGYRMPCPQGCPESLHEMMKLCWKKDPDERPTFEYLQSFLEDYFTATEPQYQPGENL is encoded by the exons ATGGGCTGCATAAAGAGCAAAGAGGACAAAGGCCCTACGATGAAGTATCGGCCAGAGAATTCCATGGTGTCAGATCCCAACGCCATTGCCACTACACCTCACGTAGGTCACTATGGACCGGATCCCACCCAGCTGCAGCAGAATCAACCTCCCTCCTCCTTATCAGGGCCTGGGGCTGCAAACTTCAACCACACCCTTACGCCATTTGGCGGTTCCTCGTCTGCCATGACTCCCTTTGGTGGGGCGTCATCCTCCTTCTCCGGTCCTGTGTCCAACTCATTCTCTGGTGCCGTCTCAA gTGGCGTCACGTTCTTTGTGGCCTTGTATGACTATGAGGCTAGAACATCAGATGATCTCTCATTTAAAAAAGGAGACCGCTTCCAGATCATCAACAACAC AGAAGGAGACTGGTGGGAGGCTCGCTCCATCAACACGGGAAGGACAGGCTACATCCCGAGCAATTATGTGGCCCCTGCTGACTCCATCCAGGCTGAAGA GTGGTACTTTGGTAAAATGGGTCGCAAAGACGCTGAGAGGTTGCTGCTGAATCCAGGCAACCAACGAGGAACTTATCTGGTGCGAGAAAGTGAAACTACTAAAG GTGCTTATTCTCTCTCCATCCGAGACTGGGACGAAGCCAAAGGTGACAATGTGAAACACTACAAGATCCGCAAGCTTGACAGCGGGGGGTACTACATCACTACACGAGCGCAGTTTGACACACTGCAGAAGCTTGTCAAACACTACACAG AGCACGCCGATGGGCTTTGCCACAGGCTGACCACGGTTTGCCCCACAGTCAAGCCTCAGACCCAGGGGCTTGCTAAAGATGCCTGGGAGATCCCTCGGGAGTCCTTGCGACTGGAGCTCAAACTGGGACAAGGCTGCTTTGGAGAGGTCTGGATGG GCACGTGGAATGGCACAACTAAGGTGGCAATAAAGACGTTGAAGCCGGGCACCATGTCACCTGAGGCCTTCCTCCAAGAGGCCCAGATCATGAAGAAGCTCAGACACGACAAACTGGTGCCTCTTTATGCTGTGGTGTCTGAGGAGCCCATTTATATCGTCACCGAGTACATGGCCAAAG GAAGCCTGCTCGACTTCCTCAAAGAGGGTGATGGCAAATTCCTGAAGCTCCCCTTGTTGGTGGACATGGCTGCACAG attgcTGACGGCATGGCCTTCATCGAGAGGATGAACTACATCCACAGGGATCTGCGTGCTGCCAACATTCTCGTTGGCGATAACCTGGTGTGCAAGATCGCCGACTTTGGTCTGGCCAGGTTGATAGAGGACAATGAGTACACAGCGAGGCAAG GAGCCAAATTCCCAATTAAATGGACGGCCCCTGAGGCGGCCCTGTATGGCCGCTTCACCATAAAGTCAGACGCCTGGTCCTTTGGGATCTTACTGACCGAGCTCGTCACCAAAGGCAGAGTGCCCTACCCAG GCATGGTGAACCGTGAGGTACTGGAGCAGGTGGAGCGAGGCTACCGCATGCCCTGCCCCCAGGGGTGCCCCGAGTCCCTGCACGAGATGATGAAGCTCTGCTGGAAGAAGGATCCGGATGAGAGGCCCACTTTCGAGTACCTCCAGTCCTTCCTGGAGGACTATTTCACCGCCACAGAGCCACAGTACCAACCTGGAGAGAACCTATAG